ATGTGAAaagatacatttattttctaaagcACAACTACTGTCGCCCCACCGTGGTCACTCCCGGCAGCAGCAGGTAAAGGCGTGGCCAATCACTTTTGTGGCAGTTACCTGAGAACAACAAGATTAAAGGACGCTGCTGTAAGTACAGGAAAACACATTGCGATGATTTCTTTACTTTATCATTTccaacacattttaattaaaatgtctttgtatttattACAGGGCGGCGTCCACTTTAATCTACACAAAAGGTAGGTTTTACTTTCCTTCTATTGTACAGGCACCTGTTTACTGTCAGGGCGGGAGCGTTCATTTTCGATTAATATCTTACATGATATTATTCctaaagaataaaatacattagTTAATTAGAaatgtagtttttcattttttaatgaattaatctcTGCGGACTTAATGTGTAACTTAATATGTGTGATCGTCCAAACGACCTTTGTTTGCATTAGGTGAGGGATGATTTCATCTCTTTGTTATGACAACACGGAAAACTACTATTGACTATTACACGAGTTATACTCAACAACTGTCCTCTGAGTATCATTTTGCAGCCTTGGCTGTGATTATATTAAtcatattaaattatattaaggTTCCCACATTTATGGCAATATTTTGATGgtatttgatctttttcttttaaattggCTTAAACTCCTTAAAATATTTCCTCAGGACCCATCATGATttgtaaatacacaaacatttaatgCCTCTAAGCAGATTCTTTGGAACCGGCGATGTGTTACTTCTTCTCGGAGAGGGTAAAAAGGCAGTTTGGTTGATTTGAGTTATGGAAATGGAGCATTTGCATTCAGGCACATGATTTCAGACACAACAGGAACTGGCATCAGGACATGTGCACGTAGGAGGCAACAATAAACATTTGCAGGCTTGACTGTTAtggcaaaacagaaaataacaagtCATATGTAAGTGTATAGTGAGAAAGGTAGATTAGATCTATAGTTTTCTGCATAAACTCGTCCTGAACTTCATGTCCATTTGGGAGCTgaaacacactgctgcagtgtaCAGTAGTAAGTGGACTACAACTGTTGGACTTAATCCAACAGATGATGTCATCTCAAACCTAGGAGAGCCTGTTTTATCTACCTGGATATTCTTCCCGGTAACACAGCCACCACCTATCCTGGTAACCTGACCCAGTATTTACACAACCTGTTTATGACCGTTGGGAGTCAAGCAAGgataacacacagacactgtcaaACCACAGAGCCATTATCTGTCCTGCACAACTAATGAAGCTCAAGGTACTTTTATCTCACATGTACTAATATGAATAATTTACATATTGATGGGTCTcttttcagaaaacaaagatggtggAACAAACAAGACAGCCGAGTCGTGTCGTCTCTCTCCAGGCTGGACCTGGCGAGGTGGACGCTGGCACCCTGTTTGACATTAACCTCAGGTACAGCACTGGCCCTTCGCCACACTAGAGTGACTGTTAATAACAACGACACACAGTTCAGACAGACGGAGCCTCAGGACACAGACCATGTGGGATCAGTTgtaccaaaaacaaacactaacaaaaaaaaaaaaaaattgtgacaTAATGTGACAAATCCAACTGGAAAAATCTAAGTAACTGAACAAAATCTCTGCTTGTTCTCTCTTCAGAATCAATGACAGGACTGCCCGTGCTTTTGCCCGCCAATTGGCTGTAATTGGAGACCAGCTGGACCGGGAGTGGACCAGCCGACAGCCAAACTGGCTACCAACTCCTCTACACATGCTAAGACCTGCTCAGGCACTGACCAGGACCATCTAtcggtaaaaaaaaataaattcatccaTTTCATGTTATTTCACTCATCAGATCTTTATGTGACTGGCTGTAACCTGGTGTTGCTCTGTCCCAGGGACATCCACAGCCAGTTTTGGGGCTTCCAGGgtctgtctgctgcagtgaaGGCCTGGATAGCGAGCACTGCGCCTGGGCAGGGCATCCTCAGAGCTGAAGCGTGGACAGCCTGGGTAACACTTGTTTTTATGTGACATTATACATGTCTCAACTGACCCTTCACTAAGCTGTTCCTCTCTCTGATATAGCAGCATCTTAGCACTGACGCAGCCGATGTGTCAGTGCCAAACAGgtcatcagaatcagaatcatgTGATTAGCTCATGTGCCCATTCTCTTTGGTTGTAAAGTTGGGTTACTCCTGGAGGTGTAAGCTAGCCAGACATGCAAATGTTTGCAGCTTACATTAGAGCAGATAAACGCTCGGTTTAATCCTCACATTACTTACACATTTgctactttatttttattttttgaaaggTTAAAAAAGCAGAATCATCCAAATGCTTAAGACGCTGATTATCACTCTGATTAAATTCCTGTGCGCCCTGTTTCAGCAAGTGGAGACATCCAAAGCTTGACAGACCTGCTATGCTTAGTTATTATTGCGAAGCTATGATGAAGACGTCATAATTTATATGCGGGCAAAATAATCTTTCCCTGTGTGCAAAATGTCCCACTGCTCAGATCTGAGACACAGATAAGATGTGTTAATGTTGGACATGCAGTTCAAGTTTGACTCACTGCGCTTCTTTTCACAGGTGTCcaattttaaagtgaaaaccTGCACTGGCTGGACCAGAGGAGCCCTCGTGACTGTGGCTCTGGTGGCTGCATTGACCCTCTTCGGTGCACTATGGAAAGAATGGAAAGCCTAAAAGGCCATAAGCAGGTCTTTTTGGCCAATAtacatttgacaaaaaaaaagaaaaaaaaaaaagtttgcaagCGAGTGACAATTATTGCTAActgatttatttctgctgtttactTTGACTTCTCTTTTTATACTATTTTAATGAGTGGTATTGAAGCTGACACTGAAGACTGTG
The sequence above is drawn from the Seriola aureovittata isolate HTS-2021-v1 ecotype China chromosome 22, ASM2101889v1, whole genome shotgun sequence genome and encodes:
- the bik gene encoding bcl-2-interacting killer; this translates as MVEQTRQPSRVVSLQAGPGEVDAGTLFDINLRINDRTARAFARQLAVIGDQLDREWTSRQPNWLPTPLHMLRPAQALTRTIYRDIHSQFWGFQGLSAAVKAWIASTAPGQGILRAEAWTAWVSNFKVKTCTGWTRGALVTVALVAALTLFGALWKEWKA